From the genome of Hyperolius riggenbachi isolate aHypRig1 chromosome 9, aHypRig1.pri, whole genome shotgun sequence, one region includes:
- the LOC137531535 gene encoding nuclear receptor ROR-gamma-like → MRAQIEVIPCKICGDKSSGIHYGVITCEGCKGFFRRSQQGKPIYSCSQQQSCQIDRSNRNRCQHCRLQKCLSLGMSRDAVKFGRMSKKTRDILQAEVRKLQQNEQRAEVSSSVPNPEPRVEQPTSTSPELPHAIQHSVWTSHSRWDPSCSSRSSCLLPRITSQKETFVLHQSTPERTPMETLLRKTSRREHGEHVRTAMFPSIEPYCNLSSFLLPECMISATELELLTQNVVFAHQETCQFRQENLHVLRWETFSPDELQNFHHKPMDEMWERCVCHVTDAIQYIVEFAKRLSGFMDLNPNDQIVLLKAGAMEVLLIRMTRAFNCYNNTIFFEGKYAQLELFHSLGCSDLISAMFDFCHTLGVLNLTEHEMAFYSAMTLLDPGRAWLQEKQKVETLYRKIHLAFRHLLRRTHRDGLISKLPHKDRLSAICQLHSEKLNVFWQMYPGIAWERFPPLYKELFISEAENS, encoded by the exons CACAAATTGAAGTCATCCCGTGCAAGATCTGCGGAGACAAATCCTCAGGCATACACTATGGGGTCATCACCTGTGAAGGGTGCAAG GGATTCTTCCGCAGGAGCCAACAAGGGAAGCCAATTTATTCCTGCAGCCAACAGCAAAGCTGCCAGATCGACCGTTCCAACCGAAACCGCTGCCAGCACTGCCGTCTGCAGAAGTGTCTGTCGCTGGGGATGTCACGTGACG CTGTAAAGTTCGGTCGAATGTCAAAGAAGACACGTGACATTCTGCAGGCTGAGGTGCGGAAGCTGCAGCagaacgagcagagagcagaggtGTCATCCAGTGTACCGAACCCAGAACCTCGGGTGGAGCAGCCAACCTCAACCTCTCCAGAACTGCCACATGCCATCCAACATTCCGTCTGGACAAGCCACAGTCGGTGGGATCCGTCCTGTTCTTCACGTTCTTCGTGTCTACTACCCAGGATAACATCACAGAAGGAGACTTTTGTCCTCCATCAGAGCACCCCAGAGAGGACACCGATGGAAACCCTGCTTAGAAAAACCTCCCGTAGAGAGCACGGGGAACATGTGAGGACCGCCATGTTCCCGAGCATAGAACCCTACTGCAACCTAAGCAGCTTCCTACTCCCCGAGTGTATGATATCAGCCACAGAGCTCG AACTGTTGACGCAGAACGTAGTGTTTGCCCACCAGGAGACGTGCCAGTTCCGGCAAGAGAACCTTCATGTGTTGCGCTGGGAGACCTTCTCACCAGATGAGCTCCAAAACTTCCATCATAAG CCAATGGATGAGATGTGGGAGCGCTGTGTGTGTCACGTCACCGATGCCATCCAGTATATTGTGGAGTTTGCCAAACGTCTCAGTGGCTTCATGGACCTCAACCCCAATGATCAAATTGTCCTTCTGAAAGCAG GTGCCATGGAGGTGCTGCTAATCAGAATGACCCGAGCATTTAACTGCTACAATAACACCATTTTCTTTGAAGGAAAATACGCTCAGCTTGAGCTCTTCCATTCTTTGG GGTGTAGTGACCTCATCAGTGCCATGTTTGACTTTTGCCATACACTGGGCGTTCTCAACCTCACAGAGCACGAGATGGCCTTCTACAGCGCAATGACCCTACTGGATCCTG GTCGAGCGTGGCTACAAGAAAAGCAGAAAGTGGAGACACTCTACAGAAAGATACATTTGGCCTTCCGACACCTACTGAGGAGGACCCACCGGGACGGCCTAATAAGCAAG CTCCCTCACAAAGATCGCCTCTCTGCCATATGCCAGCTGCATTCGGAGAAACTGAACGTCTTCTGGCAGATGTACCCGGGCATCGCGTGGGAGAGGTTCCCTCCGCTCTACAAGGAGCTCTTCATCTCCGAAGCCGAGAATTCCTGA